Within the Glycine soja cultivar W05 chromosome 3, ASM419377v2, whole genome shotgun sequence genome, the region TTCCtcgttttttctttaaataccACAATGCTAGGTGAATAGAGAAAATTTTAACTGCAAAGTTATTTACTCAAACAGAAATAATGTGTTGGTAAGAATCATGTTAGATCCTTCATAGAAAAAATTGAACTAGATAAATAGCGTGTTTGGTAACACGTTTGCAGTTCCTGAGCGTGGATCAAGCAGAAGCTACAAAGTGGCTTAACGTAGATCAATGACGCCAGTCCAAACACGCACAAGGTTTCCTATCAGCCCCATTGAGATAAAACGTATGTTTGTGTTTGCGTTCATTTTGATGCAACGCCAAAGCAAGTCTTGTTGCTTTACGAATTTTGCATTGGAAAGCCTAATTTTCCCATCCAACATGTTTCGAACGTATTCGCAAACACACGCATAGGAATCCCAAGGAACGTTTGTGTTGCTGGAGATGCCTTCCCCCCATGATGTTAATAATTTGggtttttacataattataatcatatctaataaataattagattgAAAGTGGAtattataactataattataactaatttttaaaatatgagtaatttgatactagttattatttttaaaatatggatatataactaattatgaataaactaattataaaaccaattatataactaattatgtctaaaatcaattatataactaattatggatgaccaaaaataaatcatttgaaatATCCATTTCTATACAactagttatatttttataattataactagtttttaaataaaaataaattatttgaaatacttataattataaaattggttatgatttcATACCTACTTTTATAACTTGTTATATAAAGCTAGTTATAGTTacaggtattttttttaaactaattttttttagcatccCTACTTCAACCCCAAGACTACTGAAGTTGGACATGGTGGGTGCTGAGCTATGGATGTGGGATTATTTTAGTCAGGAGCCTATGACAGATACAAGAGGATCGAGGAAGGCTCGAAGAAATATGCAAATGAGAGAAGACGGAAAATCATTGATTTCATTCTCACGATACCATAAACTTGTCCATTGAACTAACGGGGTTTTAACATAAGGGCTACTTGATACTTCAAAATAGAAATCACTTAAACCTTCCATATAACGTTTTGTTGATGTAGGATTCTCTGGAATGATGTGTTCCAGAGATCACTATACTATATAATTCAGTAGGTATGGTTAATCATTTGAATATGAGAATGGTCTTTAAGTCAACAAGGAATTTAAGGAGATAGAGAACAATCTTCTCTAGTTCAAATTTACGACTATGATTCATTATGTTCCTATGATTCAAAAGTGAACTACAACTCATTTCTGTGCCCAAAATTATTAGTTTTCTCTTTTGGACTTCATTGTTGAGTAACAAAGCAAGAAAAAACCACATctacatcaaataataaaatactaataagcagatagtaataaacaaacggtaaaggaagaaaaaaaaacaagaatcaGAGTGCAAAACTAAAGTAACAAGTCTGAGGTGTCCGTAAAAACTAAAAGCTATCTGCCATTTAAGAGTAGAATCTGTTTAGAACTTACATTTCAGATGCCAAACGTATGCACTGACTTGAAAAGGAAACTACATAGCCATTTACAGAATAACCTTCCCAAGAAAGATTACAGGTAAATATAAAACAAGGCAAGTGCCAAACAGAACTGCGCAAATAAAAGCTCAGCTCACTCATTGCTCGCACCAAAAGCTTAAACGAGCCTCCatatgttataattaaattcagttCAAAATCAGAAGAACATCAATGGTTAAAGTAGTAAAATAAGTTAGCATAGACGCATTTTCTTCAATTTACAGCTTGGTTATGGTAGAAGCCTCAGTTATTGCAAGAGCTAAGGTCTCTGGTTCAGCCATTGATGTTTCACCTCCTAACAATTGGGTGTAATGAAACTCAATTTGTAGTAGTCTATGGTAAAGGGATGCTGAAGAAATGAGGCCTTTCTTGGCATCTGCTTCCAATTCTCTGATAGGGATTGCAGCTAGGAAGCTTTTAATGTACTCTTTGCATGCTTCCTTCCCTCTGCATATAACTTCTTCTGTCTCACTCCTCAACTGTTCTTCCTCCCCTGCAACAGAATCCACCTCCTTGCTATTTACTTGTTGGGTTTGACTATTATTAGGATCTAATATTTCTGCTACAGTTTGCTGGTCATTGGATGTCTTGTTATCTGATGAATGAGCAACATTTGGCATTTTGTACATCATTGTGTTGCTGTCAAATTTCAAGATATATGCCTGGTTGCACCCTTCATAAAGTCTCTCTCCCAAAGTGTCAATGATGTAATAACAATCATATTCAACTTTGAGGATGAAAAAATGATCATTCCAACTAACAACATAAATGTGAGGTTCACCATTGCTAGGGCACTCTTGTCCAGCACGACTAATCTCATCCCAAATATTATCAAAAGACATGGCACCATACAGAAAGTCAAATCTGCCTTCATCCATCCCTTCAGGATGAAAAAAACCAATAAAGGACTTCCCAGGAGCCACAGTAAGCGGACGTATTTTTGCTTGAATGACTGTTTCCAGGTCAAAATGCTTGTCAGGGAACCGCTCTCTATAGGCATCATTTTCACATAGGTTCCTCCATTCTGAGGAGCCTTCTCTAATTAGACTATCAAACTGCGACTTTATGGGCATAAGATCACGATTATTTTGAAACCAGTCAGCAATCACAGCAACAAGAGCTGTACATGCACTCTCACCTGCTGCACGTTCACTGCGCTGATCAATTGAAGCAAAGAAGACCTGTGTTTGAAGCTTCATATGACCATCACGACTCATGACTTCTTTCTGCTCCCAACTCCCTACAGCAAAACTGCCATCCCCAAATTCAGAGATTGACGATCGATGTGCAGACAAGTCATCCTCAGTCTTGTACCACTGGCAAAAAATATAAAGCCATtaacatgaataaaataaactaagtgTGCAACAAAAGTTTCAAAAGTATTCAGGAGTTATGTCTAAGTTAATAGCTTTGTATCATACTTTCATAGAACAATGGAGAGATTTACGCACACTAGATTTAGTTTACAATCATTACCATACAAATGAGGGCTAGGCTAAAACCGCCCCCGGAAAAAATCAACTGTGAAGGTTTGCAAACAAGGCATGGACTGATACTCAAATGAGAAGGAAACAAGTTTCAAGAAAGAATTCTTACAGTCAAAGAAAGGGATTCATCGGAGCTAAGTTGACGGCGATCAAAATCTATGTCATCACCACCTTCTTCTGCATATGACTTCTTTAGCAACGGCTCTCCCTTATAAGCTTTAGGAGATCTGAAACTCAACTTCCTCTTCTTCCATGGAAGTATGCTGCGCTTAGAACTTTGTAAATAAGGGTCAGAAGAAGAAGTTGTAGAATCCTCCATCAGTGAACACCCAACATCAGACTTTCGATGGCTGTAATAAACCCAGTCTTCATCATTACAATTTACTCTCATATTGGAATGAAAAAATCCCCCAGCATTTGCAGAGGCCAGTGTTCCATAACTGAATGACTTCCTAATGCTGGAATCCTCCTTCCCCTCATCTGTTTCACCTTCCTCAGAATCATCAATTGACTCAGAATCCAAAGGATAATTGTATTCACCATCCTCACTTCTAGAGCACCTACCTTCACTTCCTTCTTCCTCACGACATCCCTTTTTTGATTTCTTGGAAGATACAAACTCCGTCAAAATCATTACTTTCCTAATACCAGCTTTAATAGCAGAAAGCTCATCTTTTTCTACCAAGGCTGTTTCTCCCGACTTGGCGGAGGGCGATGGCCCAGGCACTATAGATCTCTGAATTGGCTCCACGCTTTCTTGAGCTACGCTTACCTCCGTCAAGCTTATTGATATCTGCATACATTCAAAATCTATTATAACAAATACAAAGACTGGAAATTGGACCAGCCTATATACAGTGATGCCTATATGGCatgagaaaaaagaaatcaGGAAAGAGACTCACACAGAGTAAAGGAGAAAGCTCCCCAGAACCTCCAGTTAGTGTGAGTGGAATgtttaaatcaaaatcattttGATCAGTTGAAGATGCAAATTCAGCAATATTCAATAATGCGGTTCCAATTGCAGGAACCTTGTTTTTCGGCCTCTGATTCAATCCCTGCAATATAGAATGAATCCAAATTCTGttcagtgaaaaaaaaatgacacaatGCCATGCCTATTAACCCATGGaactggaaagaaaaaaaaaacatttcaaattgGTCCTTAATTAACCTATgacaaactaaaataaaatacaaaaatcataCGGACAAAAAAGTCCACCACTGCACAAAAGTTTCCACTGTGGAaggaaaaatccaaaaaaaaaaatctcctatTAGTGGGTCAGAAAACAATAAGTCAACACCATTATTGGTAACGCGGAACACAAATGAACGCTCACCTATTCAATATTATGACATTCATTTAAATGGGCAGATAAAAGATAAGACAGAACAATACTCCCACACAAAGAAACGTGCAAACCTAaatattacaaagaaaaagaaatagatgaAAGACAAGGACGGTGACAACCCAAAAGAACCCGATCATCCAAAATTTCAATAccccattaaaaaaataacctaGAACAATAATCCttctattttaatcaaataataatcccccaATTTTCAAGGAGGAACAACATTTCACCAATTCAAAtagtctttttataaaaaaataaaaaaatatgggttCTTTTATTTGACAATCCAATTTTTAAATTCTTGAAACAAATTCCGCTGTAAGGGGGAAAAAGGttaagagagagagggagagactGACATTAAAGAGAGTGAAAGCGATCTCCCAAGGGTGAAAAACATTGTCTTTGTAACCGTTCAAATTGCACAACGTCGGAAACTCCTCGTCCCAGTGAACCACGGCGGCGCCACCGCCGTCGACGTCAAATTCCGCCTCTTTAGTAAAGTTTCTCGCGACGGAGCTCCGTCGCAGAGAGCCAAGGGTCAACTTAGGACCCTTCCAGCGAATCTCAAGAACCAATTTGGAACCTTCACGTGCAGCGTTCCGCAGCAGATCGCAGCCCTGGAGCCTCCGCACGAGCAGCCTCACTTGGAACTTCTTCGAGAGGAGAGGCGGCCATGGCCGCCACCTCATCATCTTCACCACCATTACTCGTTTTCTCAGAGtctgttgtaaaaaaaatggtgtTTGGTGGAAACAAAAAAGGTCAAGGTTGTTGTCGTGGTTGTTGATATATTTAAGGATAAAGAGAAAGGAGGGTTCACCGGAATCTCGGAGTTCGGATCTTGGAACTACGAAGAATGCGAGAGAGGTGACTTGGTCGATCAAAGCATGCGCTGCGGcatggagagagaaagagaatatGCCGTTAGTTAGAGACTTGTTATAAgaagagagagacagagaaagCGTGGGTGGCTCTAACAAGTTAACTTGGGTTACAAACCGTGTGCTTTGGGGTTAAGAGTTAGGGGTTTGTTGGTTTGGTTGTTACTCGTTACTACTTTGAACGGATTAAGGTTAAATCAGTAACCACGTCATATGATATGATAAGCAGTGGTTGACTCAACtctatcttgttttttttttttcacttgtaaGTTGTTACAAGATTAATATAGATTATCCTTTCTCCGTGATATGCAAGACAttacatttacattttttttttatatttttatctaactAGTAGCATATCCGTTCTATCGATCTGCGGGAGGATCTTGAAATcctaaaatgaatttaattctatactatattaaacttttttcattattcaaaatgtccaatattttaattgatttttgtaCCCTTCGATTCTTGATGGACAGAATGACTTGGGTTATGTTTGAATTTTGGTTCAAAATGCACTgtacataaatttaatgtttcacaaattcaatttcttaaaaagaagggtctgagtttttttttttttaaatatcattttactcCAATTATCTGTAGcatcaataaaaatacatatacttagtatttttttatcttatgttTAATCTCTTCTTTTTTATGCAATCGAGTTTAACAACTTGTGTATTCTCTCAGTCGATGATAGACAGATTCaaatcaatgtcttttgtctcaTCCATCAACTTATTACCcacttgaataataatattccGAAATTTCAGGTATATTATGCCTAATCATATTTCAATGATATTCTAATTATATCATATCTTATACTATTAGAACATAATAAAGGAAACACAATATATTATCATAAGAAAAAGAGCTTATATAAGGCACGGAGGGACTAATAGACAGACATAATATACTTTATGCTCTGGCTAGACAACTTTAAACCCTAGGAAAATCATTATaaagaaattatgaaaaaaataattagtcatgcttttgtttttattcacaTTTTGCAAACCGAGTTTGATAACATCGAACTTGTAAAgagttgtttatttatttagtccattgACTTAATGAATATTAACACTGGCACATAGGAAATAAAGACTTTTTGAATTATAAACCTTAGCTTTGGAAGCCTCTTTTGAAATGACAGGAatcaatgaaaacaaaaggaaaagaaaacaaaataggaTGAAATGGAAGTTCTTGTTTAATATTCACAAGTACATGAACAAGGGTTCAAATGAATAAGCAAGTGAGGGGCACAAGTGTATATGATTGAAAAGCGTTGACCAAACCAAAgttattaagttttattttaactgGTGGTCTTATATGCACAACACATATAATATATTGGAAATATTAACAAATTGTCCGTACATactattttacatttaaataaaattgaaatttaaaatcaaagtatataaatattattattattattaaactgtGATAcattatatacttaaaaaattagatatcgcaataaaaaaatatcttatcacaaaatttaaatgtgagACTTTACCTAACAATTTAAAATCACCTAAACTCAGATCATCagactaattttaaataaaataaacaataataataataattgatgataaaaaatttaatagttaatattatgTATACATTTCTCttgatataagattattttcgaTTATTgacaatttattctaaaaaattagaatttaatttagaaatgaaGATAAAAAGTTAAAGGATAAACTGAAAGatagaaaaagggagagaaaataCGCTcttgttgaagaaaaaaatagcttCTAAAATCactgtaaattattttaatttctatatacaaatgataaagGATTTAAAGTAGTAAATGTCTTTTAGAAATGGAAAAAGTAAAGGCTCCCTCATTTTTTTCCCATCCAAAATTCAACTCTCAAAATAAAGAATCATAACTAGTCAAAACAAATAcgtttttgttttattcaaattgaACTGTGAGGGAGATTATAATAATCTCGCGCACACTACTAAAACAAGCACGCACTTATTAAAATACTAGTATATGAAAATATcttgtcatattttttaatatctaagattattttttgttaacaatttatataattacattattatttttctaattgtgTTGTATTATGtgtattagaaaaatatttatcgtATCAATCTgtaccaaaaaatatttattgtaccaaagaacaaatatttattcccttaaaaaacatttatttctaACAAGCATAAAAGTTTAATAAGTTCTAACTTGaggaaaatgttaaaatataagaaatatattaacatatttCAAAATGTACATCTTAGAGTATATTCTAattgcacaaaaaaaaatattctaagattaatttctttattttttatttatttttaaaactaacaataACCGAAATCACTCGATTTGGAGTTAATATATTCTAAGGGGTTCGAATTTGGGTCATTTCGACAAATTCATAGTGTTGTCGAGCTACACTCattagatattttttctttatttctcatGATTAattgtcatatatttttttatattgtcataatttattttcttcctttacaaaaaaaataattatttccttGATTAGTTAGGATTATGATTAAGAGATAACTTCCGGTACCTTTATTCATAGTAATCAtaattcaatgataaaaaaaatagtaatcatAGTTATAGTCAATTAAGGAAACAAATCATGATAAAATATCTTGTGTTTGTGGATTTCACTGGTTCGAGTTTAGgataaaattgaatataattaactgtatttaattggattgatttACTAATGTTtcggagagaaaaaaaatcagtcaATATGAACCCAATCAATCcgattaagtattttttttaaaatactaaagcCAACGTCGTATAAAATGTTGGCcacaatttgaatttgagtggTACCATGAACTTGCATTAATGTTTCCATACGTATTTATCAGCTACTTCATAACTCGgcatttgaaattataaaaatcataaatgcagcaatatttgttggatatcttttttttttctggtggAGATGAAGGAAATGCATTTGACTATGCAGCGTAGGCCCACTAGTGGGCCCTGACTAtgagttgtttttgtttctatgGTTGTGTTAGAAATTGGGATATTATTACAtggattttataatatatatatatatatatatatatatatatatatatatatatatatatgtataattttgtacaattacaatatatttatactagcatataaactaattttaggaGAGTttaatgataagaaaataattttaggagAGTTACGAATTTGAATCCATACGTTCTACTTTGATGaaaatcataaacaaccaaATGATGAAAAACTCCTGTTTATCTGGTCCTTAgagtttttcttctaattttaaaaaatgataattttatctttaaaaaatgataattttattgctTCTAGATAAGATTAGTGACCCTTCATTTGTATATCCGCTATCAAGTGAGAGTTTAACTCATCATATAGGCTTGTTCACATATTATAAGTTTTAAACAAATATCCATcaacataatttaaataacagaacattaatttcataatcaatattatttgaaaatctaaaattaaataagattaaTCCACACATATTTAATGATCTCTCGTTTAAGTTGTGTTTGGACTGaaggagaaaaataatattagagagaatttttgtacattttttttagaacCCACAATTTTACACTCaactttaatttcaaaaaaaatattagatggCGCTTCATGAGTTTTTATATTATGTAAAGTACTCTAAGGTGCAGGGGTGGACCTAGCCAAAAAAATCAGGGTAACttacataattttataacattaactatttatttataagaaaaaataaaaaatatattaaaattaatatcgaTGAATGTTTCGTAcagcttaatatttttttaggctaaaagacaatttttattccctatttttttaaatatgtgattttaattctcttttttttaattgagacatttcatcttctacttttaaaaattttacgattttaatttcttattttttaattgaaacatttcatcattcatttttaaaaattatgcaattttaGTCCTGAccaattttaaatatgtattatgTTAACGTTAAATAACATGTGTCTATTTATTACTACATgacaaatgttattttaaattatttaattgctaataaacttaatttattaaaaaaaattaataaagtacaCAGTCAAGTTTAAAACTAGAAAAGGAGACTaagattataaatttatatgaaaatatctcaattaaaaaataagaaaattaaacttaCAAAATTTTTAGAAGTGAGAGacaaaatgtctcaattaaaaatagagagaaaCTAAAATTGTAGATTTTAAAAAGTAGGGGTGAAAACTGCATTTTAGCcttctttttattatatcaagttattgaaatgaaatatttattaattttgtttaaaattaatcttttgtCAAAAATTTAACTGTACACCTTTATTGTGTCTCTCTTTTCAATCACATTTTGATTTTATCCATAAAACTTGAATTAAAGATTTTACTTGAATTCACTACTACTTGAACCAACAACTTATTAATGTACAacttaaataatttgtttttctataatcaaaatcttaaaataaaaataattaatttaatattaaaatattatatatatatcaggtgGGCCAAAGCCCCCACATATAAGTTAATCTACCCTCTTAAGGTgtcattgtatttttattttatttttatcatctttatttttattatctaaatcaaacacacccatagataatattaattagtgtatgagagagagaaaatactCCGTATATTATAACAAAAAGTATTCATACTCAATTTAATCTCTCgttcaattaaagaaaaaaaaacaagcaaaGAGGTTGAAGTGTTGAATTATAACTTtgtcttcaaaatataattgcaATTAATTCCTTTTAGGTTCTGTTTGTATATTTATAAAGAGTTTGTCAAGGAAGAAATTACTATTTAAAATGTAACACAAATTATAGAACATGAAACAGTGGCATCGTGATGCTTATGGTGAATACTCAATGTGTAGTTTAATTCGGTTTCAAATCAGGGTCGTTTATTCTGAAGCCTTACGACAACAAGACAAAGGCGTATACGGAGTGATTCACACGCACGCCCGCATTATTGGAAATTGGAATGCGTCGACTAAGAGAGGAACATATTCTTTACACGAATAAAACTGCTAGCTACTACGTCATGTATTGTGAAATCATCAATGTGCATGTGCTAATTAACTTGCTTGCTCATCTTCGAATGTACAATGTGTTTACAAGTCAAGCCAAATATCACATATGGTAATGATAAATCAACAAAGTTTGGTATATAGAAGTCGAAAGGATACACTAAATTGGGAAATATGATCATAATCaaattgaagtaaaaaatattttgaacttcATGTCTagttaatttcaaataaatagtACACCACAGACATTAGTAAGTTTGAATGGAATGTGCTCGCCCTTAATATATTTGGTTCAAAATTTactaatgagaaaaaaaaaaaaaaacttggccGATCGAAAAGGGATATTCAATGAGGGTGTCCAGTCAATTTTTTAAGCAAAGATTAGTTAACACTAAAACATAGTAATTAACTGTAcactttcattttctatttaaattctatccatctctctcttattttatttttgttattaaaaacatagtgtctctcttttccttgattaattcaaattaaagctTAATAAAAACcagtcaaataaattaaaatgagaagATGATCAATTGAGTTAACCAGTTATGAGACTGTTATTATTGCATTCAACATAGAGGCGCAATTATTCACCATCAAATCATGCAAGCAATCGAACAGAGCTGCCTACGAGCAAAGCAGTGTTAGTAATTTGAAACTTTGAAATAAGAAGTGCACCAAATtggataatatataatatatgagtAGTGGTAACAACATTTTTGTGGCTCTCTTcactcttcttttcttctttaac harbors:
- the LOC114407279 gene encoding uncharacterized protein LOC114407279, translated to MVVKMMRWRPWPPLLSKKFQVRLLVRRLQGCDLLRNAAREGSKLVLEIRWKGPKLTLGSLRRSSVARNFTKEAEFDVDGGGAAVVHWDEEFPTLCNLNGYKDNVFHPWEIAFTLFNGLNQRPKNKVPAIGTALLNIAEFASSTDQNDFDLNIPLTLTGGSGELSPLLCISISLTEVSVAQESVEPIQRSIVPGPSPSAKSGETALVEKDELSAIKAGIRKVMILTEFVSSKKSKKGCREEEGSEGRCSRSEDGEYNYPLDSESIDDSEEGETDEGKEDSSIRKSFSYGTLASANAGGFFHSNMRVNCNDEDWVYYSHRKSDVGCSLMEDSTTSSSDPYLQSSKRSILPWKKRKLSFRSPKAYKGEPLLKKSYAEEGGDDIDFDRRQLSSDESLSLTWYKTEDDLSAHRSSISEFGDGSFAVGSWEQKEVMSRDGHMKLQTQVFFASIDQRSERAAGESACTALVAVIADWFQNNRDLMPIKSQFDSLIREGSSEWRNLCENDAYRERFPDKHFDLETVIQAKIRPLTVAPGKSFIGFFHPEGMDEGRFDFLYGAMSFDNIWDEISRAGQECPSNGEPHIYVVSWNDHFFILKVEYDCYYIIDTLGERLYEGCNQAYILKFDSNTMMYKMPNVAHSSDNKTSNDQQTVAEILDPNNSQTQQVNSKEVDSVAGEEEQLRSETEEVICRGKEACKEYIKSFLAAIPIRELEADAKKGLISSASLYHRLLQIEFHYTQLLGGETSMAEPETLALAITEASTITKL